A single genomic interval of Amblyomma americanum isolate KBUSLIRL-KWMA chromosome 11, ASM5285725v1, whole genome shotgun sequence harbors:
- the RhoGAP93B gene encoding myTH4 and RhoGAP_KIAA1688 domain-containing protein RhoGAP93B isoform X5, whose amino-acid sequence MASEKVEWVEIIEPRTKEHMYANLTTGECVWDPPIGVKIKLTDDNQWWELFDQNTSRFYYYNASSQLTVWHRPKNCDIIPLAKLQTLKESTELEEQVLRAPVRKESVGTQTRVREEPTTCTVSTQTSPAPSPRQHRKREASLRCGAQLPLHHYILEQAKLLGYRLDLFEDGSSSSASSAAGDWGHDNDDEEDFADDEAMSAPSSPSSSQDEADAHDVSRFSAESDNGSWTSGSPVGHQGTTQHASLRRVGHSRPDGGSLLEKSQSFQVAGGSREASPALRPLSAERKPPSESDIVQYAQDNLNRHKRGLFRRKFSLRDMLSWSKDPIRQPMIMTTDKSLKHDACHLFKLIQAYMGDRKWKAPAEQVSVEIATRGWSQAALRDELYMQICRQTTDNPRAESLLRGWELMAVCLGIFPPSATFRPYLESYVQRHRDDVAVGAYAGACAQRLERGAQSGAKRGLRRPTAEEVAQSRAHLFRPSMFGSRLEEVMALQCDRFPDRCLPWVQTTLSEAVLRLHGAQTEGIFRVPGDIDEANHVKVGLHAASLNSVILESEAQSGWTVWCPGVGQCPEGAAGRVAGGGLYGG is encoded by the exons ATGGCCAGCGAAAA GGTGGAATGGGTGGAGATAATCGAGCCGCGCACCAAGGAACACATGTACGCCAACCTGACAACGGGCGAATGCGTCTGGGATCCACCCATAGGAGTCAAGAT CAAGCTGACGGATGACAACCAGTGGTGGGAGCTGTTTGACCAGAACACGTCGCGCTTCTACTACTACAATGCCAGCAGCCAGCTGACCGTTTGGCACAGGCCCAAGAACTGCGACATCATCCCGCTCGCCAAGCTGCAG ACGTTGAAAGAGAGCACAGAGCTCGAAGAGCAGGTCTTGAGGGCACCGGTTAGGAAAGAGTCCGTGGGAACACAGACCAGA GTGCGGGAAGAACCCACAACATGCACCGTCTCCACCCAAACCAGCCCGGCCCCGTCCCCACGGCAACACCGCAAG CGGGAGGCGTCGTTGCGGTGTGGGGCCCAGCTGCCACTGCATCACTACATCCTGGAGCAGGCCAAGCTGCTGGGCTACCGGCTGGACCTGTTCGAAGACGGCTCGTCCTCTTCGGCCTCCTCGGCTGCTGGGGACTGGGGCCACGACAACGATGATGAGGAAGACTTTGCCGATGACGAGGCCATGAGCGCCCCTTCCTCGCCCTCCTCCTCTCAGGACGAGGCAGATGCCCACGACGTCAGCCGCTTCTCAG CAGAGAGCGACAATGGCAGCTGGACGTCTGGTTCCCCCGTGGGCCACCAGGGAACCACGCAGCACGCTTCCCTGCGGCGTGTTGGGCACTCGCGACCAGATGGTGGAAGCTTGCTGGAGAAGTCGCAG TCATTCCAGGTGGCAGGGGGTTCCCGGGAGGCGTCGCCTGCACTGCGGCCACTGTCGGCCGAGCGCAAGCCCCCATCGGAGAGCGACATTGTGCAGTACGCTCAGGACAACCTGAACCGGCACAAACGGGGCCTGTTCCGGCGCAAGTTCTCTCTGCGGGACATGCTCTCGTGGTCCAAGGACCCCATCCGGCAACCTATGATCATGACCACCGACaagtcactcaagcatgacgCCTGCCACCTCTTCAAGCTCATACAG GCGTACATGGGTGACCGCAAGTGGAAGGCACCCGCGGAGCAGGTGTCGGTGGAGATTGCCACCCGGGGCTGGAGCCAAGCGGCCCTGCGGGATGAGCTGTACATGCAGATCTGCCGCCAGACAACGGACAACCCTCGCGCCGAGAGTCTGCTGCGGGGCTGGGAGCTTATGGCCGTCTGCCTGGGCATCTTTCCGCCATCGGCCACCTTCCGGCCCTACCTGGAGAGCTACGTGCAGCGGCACCG GGACGATGTGGCAGTAGGTGCTTATGCGGGGGCGTGCGCCCAGCGGCTCGAGCGTGGAGCCCAGAGTGGGGCCAAGCGGGGCCTGCGGCGGCCCACGGCCGAGGAGGTGGCCCAGTCGCGGGCACACCTATTCCGGCCTTCCATGTTCGGCAGCCGGCTAGAAGAAGTGATGGCGCTCCAGTGTGACCGCTTCCCCGACCGCTGCCTGCCATGGGTGCAGACAACCCTGTCTGAGGCTGTGCTGCGGTTGCACGGCGCCCAGACCGAGGGCATCTTCCGTGTGCCCGGGGACATCGACGAG GCAAATCATGTCAAGG
- the LOC144111025 gene encoding glucose-induced degradation protein 8 homolog has translation MSQSTAPLSKSRSSDKTSTEEPSRAEWLERLDKVHLHRGDLNRLIMDYLVTEGFKEAADKFRLEAGVVPPVPLDTLDERIRIRDCLQDGRVLEAVALLNGLRPELLDNDRCLLFHLRQQHLIELIRESRTEEALAYAQDHLCECGEDDPQVMSELERTLALLAFEEPQSSPFGDLLHPSQRQKVASEVNAALLEEQNPRPQLSVMLRLLLWAQEQLEQVPPGVSRTRFPKVTQLSDPFPQQ, from the exons ATGAGTCAAAGCACAGCGCCTCTTAGCAAATCGA GGTCGAGCGACAAGACAAGCACAGAGGAGCCAAGCCGTGCAGAGTGGCTGGAGAGGCTGGACAAGGTGCACCTGCACCGTGGCGATCTCAACCGTCTCATCATGGACTACCTGGTCACTGAGGGCTTCAAGGAGGCCGCCGACAAGTTCCGGCTTGAAGCTGGCGTCGTTCCACCTGTGCCGCTTGACACACTCGACGAGCGCATCCGGATCCGCGACTGCCTACAGGAT GGCCGTGTGCTGGAGGCGGTGGCCCTGCTCAACGGGCTGCGGCCTGAGCTGCTGGACAACGACCGGTGCCTGCTGTTCCACCTGCGGCAGCAGCACCTCATTGAGCTCATCCGCGAGAGCCGCACTGAGGAGGCACTCGCCTACGCCCAGGACCACCTCTGCGAGTGCGGCGAGGATGACCCCCAG GTGATGTCCGAGCTGGAGCGAACGCTGGCTCTGCTGGCCTTCGAGGAGCCCCAGTCAAGCCCCTTTGGGGACCTGCTGCACCCATCGCAGCGGCAGAAGGTGGCCAGCGAGGTCAACGCGGCCCTCCTGGAGGAACAGAACCCACGGCCGCAGCTGTCGGTGATGCTGCGCCTGCTGCTGTGGGCGCAGGAACAGCTGGAGCAGGTGCCGCCAGGGGTGTCCCGGACACGATTCCCCAAGGTCACCCAGCTGTCCGACCCATTCCCCCAGCAGTAG